A single Pyxicephalus adspersus chromosome 8, UCB_Pads_2.0, whole genome shotgun sequence DNA region contains:
- the LOC140337095 gene encoding laminin subunit beta-1-like isoform X1 produces the protein MTVRRTRWRQEWPSFILVAFILTVQAEEPDTIQHGCTNGGCYPATGNLLIGRDNNLSATSTCGMESSKEYCIVSHLSESEKCFICDSRVPYYKGSHRIQNVIYLAGPDDEKTWWQSENGVETVSIRLDLEAEFHFTHLIMKFKTFRPAAMLIERSADFGHTWKVYRYFSYNCTKMFPGVPVHALQKIDDVICDQRYSDIEPSTEGEVIFKVLDPAIKVDDPYSLEIQELLQITNLRINFTKLHTLGDNLLDQRPEVLQKYYYAVYELVVRGSCFCYGHASECSPVEGIEGGVDGMIHGRCVCKHHTTGLNCELCQEFYHDLPWRPAEPDNPHSCKRCNCNNHSRKCHFDMAVYLATGGVSGGVCDDCQHNTMGRNCEVCKPFYYLNPWSDIRAETACIPCDCDPVGSLDGGVCDSHTNVNLGMIAGQCRCKENVKGERCDSCKENFYGLSRNDPLGCQPCQCDPRGIVAGNSPCDQISGDCYCKRFVTGRYCNQCLPEFWGLSNDIMGCRPCDCDFGSSYNNRCSLEDGQCDCRANIIGRQCGDVQPGYYCMPLDYYTYEAENAKGLSPTDPQTPGNPRPESQTDCVEYYNAIQNGKKVRLRRHRRTIRILQQRAANRRARQLQQKADIEIIRREHNPDHMITWTGPGFARVRDGAGLLFHIDNIPYPMDYDIMIRYEPESAEDWEAIISVTSQTLPMSPRCGNVLPSEQMYREKLPHSERYLVLPKPFCFENNNQYEISIRFQRFEATSRYPGSFILIDSLVLLPKVYELPGFHGNDPVSTHHREEMETYRCLESFKMATMPDLAEMCIKMLCSISAIIHDGALPCLCDLQGSLSAVCNKIGGQCMCKPNVIGQRCDQCAPGTYGFGPYGCTKCDCDPQGSLSRFCNPVTGQCQCHGSVAGRQCNQCPPGQWGFPQCKPCQCNGHSEDCDPRTGACIGCRDFTSGRHCEKCLDGYYGDPILGSGQQCRPCPCPGYPGTQNYHGSSCYADRDSSHIVCLCAPGYTGSRCDRCSPGYFGNPDQDGGECRPCQCNNNIDPTDPESCDSRTGMCLNCLHNTDGHHCEECRAGYFGSAILRNCRRCTCNDLGTLQSHCTRDTCYCDRVTGHCPCRANVIGKNCDQCAPNYWNFGADLGCEPCACQPEHSLRQDCNVYTGQCHCQPGFGGRVCSQCQENFWGDPKRKCEACNCDPYGSEIRQCDHRTGMCRCREGYTGQRCDQCARGFQDNYPRCSACHRCFYQWDANISELQEQLRAIQKRMSDLQDGVEAPELSNSLIRELEDKLRLIKQIIGEGTIEGTRMLEKMNRLVNKIRTEVAQLSYQLHSQEKRMNDTTNKDRRQRGKLDKLTLEINLLNVTAHNLKTQIEAIAASGFNESYGSILKAYLDSTAAERLANYSVYGPDSPVYLSQETRDETERLVEEKLDSYRRNMTAHRSSLKELQKKSKDLNVFKINEKICGAPGDKPCDQATCGGANCKDDQGRRKCGGENCNGALPVSAKALVSAQNVKLDLENMANQLNDISEKIQEVQNIAQEAKVQSESTLNKAKDTKRRIEDSTEKLRAFIRKIKDFLTEEGADPESIELVARQVLNISLPASPGDIISLITQITESIGNLSGVDLILNVTSDSVNTAKLLLQQAMEARERADGVSGNIAETKSLLDDAGNKAKVAEKALNATKQSIKRLKSSVDNSMKKLTGVEDMENSLMDRLTKAATEVEALKKKVDSNRQKANEANQKAMMAKQATDGLDKEMEVVQKKYKDLKNKIGGMDTSSGSAMQKVQHIKDEAQDLLKKAIDAKERLDGLEEKFKTNERDMSNKIEQLQELEKKATDLLNDIRGQSNMYASC, from the exons CTTTTATTCTAACTGTACAGGCTGAGGAGCCAGACACAATACAACATGGATGTACCAATGGAGGATGCTACCCCGCCACAGGAAACCTTCTTATTGGTCGGGACAACAACCTCAGTGCCACATCTACATGTGGAATGGAGTCGAGCAAGGAGTACTGCATTGTCAGCCATCTTTCG GAGTCAGAGAAATGTTTCATCTGTGACTCGCGGGTGCCATACTATAAGGGGAGCCACAGAATCCAAAATGTCATTTACCTGGCAGGACCTGATGACGAGAAGACATGGTGGCAATCTGAGAATG GAGTGGAAACAGTAAGCATTCGGCTCGATTTGGAGGCAGAATTCCACTTTACGCATCTCATCATGAAATTTAAG ACATTCCGACCAGCCGCCATGTTGATTGAAAGGTCGGCAGATTTTGGTCACACTTGGAAAGTATATCGATATTTCTCCTATAACTGCACCAAGATGTTTCCTGGGGTCCCGGTTCACGCCCTACAGAAGATTGATGATGTCATCTGTGATCAGAGATACTCAGATATTGAGCCATCCACTGAAGGAGAG GTGATTTTCAAAGTCCTTGATCCAGCTATCAAAGTAGACGATCCCTACAGCTTGGAGATACAAG AACTCCTACAGATTACAAACTTGAGGATCAATTTTACCAAGCTTCACACTTTGGGGGACAATCTTTTGGACCAGCGGCCAGAAGTCCTGCAGAAGTATTATTATGCAGTGTACGAGTTGGTGGTGCGTGGGAGCTGCTTCTGCTACGGACATGCCTCGGAGTGTTCCCCCGTGGAGGGGATTGAAGGAGGGGTGGACGGAATG ATACATGGCCGATGTGTGTGCAAACATCACACAACGGGCCTAAACTGTGAACTGTGCCAGGAATTCTACCATGATCTTCCCTGGAGACCAGCAGAACCAGACAACCCGCATTCCTGCAAAA GGTGCAACTGTAATAATCACTCCAGAAAGTGCCATTTTGACATGGCGGTGTATCTAGCCACTGGAGGGGTGAGTGGCGGCGTATGTGACGACTGTCAGCACAATACCATGGGGCGCAACTGTGAGGTCTGCAAACCTTTCTACTACCTAAACCCCTGGTCTGATATCAGAGCAGAGACAGCCTGTATCC CCTGTGACTGCGATCCGGTGGGCTCCTTGGATGGAGGAGTCTGCGACAGCCACACCAACGTCAACCTGGGTATGATCGCAGGACAATGCCGCTGCAAAGAAAATGTGAAAGGAGAAAGATGTGACAGCTGCAAAGAAAACTTCTATGGACTCAGCAGAAACGACCCCCTGGGGTGTCAGC catgccAATGTGACCCTCGTGGGATTGTAGCAGGTAACAGCCCTTGTGACCAGATTAGCGGTGACTGTTACTGTAAGAGATTTGTGACAGGGCGATATTGTAACCAGTGTCTG CCAGAGTTTTGGGGTCTTAGCAATGACATAATGGGATGCCGACCTTGTGACTGTGATTTCGGAAGTTCTTATAACAATAG GTGCTCCCTGGAGGATGGTCAGTGTGACTGTCGAGCCAACATCATAGGGCGTCAGTGTGGAGATGTACAGCCAGGATACTACTGCATGCCATTGGATTATTATACCTACGAAGCAGAGAACGCCAAGGGCCTCTCGCCAACTGATCCCCAAACACCA GGTAACCCTAGACCAGAATCCCAGACAGACTGTGTGGAGTACTACAATGCCATTCAGAATGGAAAGAAAGTGAGACTACGCCGTCACCGAAGGACCATCCGCATCCTCCAACAAAGGGCAGCCAACCGGCGAGCACGCCAACTGCAGCAAAAG GCAGACATTGAGATCATCCGCCGTGAACACAATCCAGATCACATGATCACCTGGACTGGACCTGGCTTTGCTCGAGTTAGAGATGGTGCTGGTCTCTTGTTCCACATCGACAACATCCCATATCCAATGGACTATGACATCATGATCCGATATGAACCTGAG TCAGCAGAGGACTGGGAGGCCATCATCAGTGTGACATCTCAGACATTACCCATGAGTCCCCGCTGTGGCAATGTGCTGCCTTCTGAGCAGATGTATAGGGAAAAACTGCCACATTCAGAAAG GTATCTGGTCCTCCCAAAACCTTTCTGCTTTGAAAATAACAACCAGTATGAAATCAGCATCCGCTTCCAGCGTTTTGAGGCCACCAGTCGCTATCCAGGATCCTTCATCCTCATTGACTCG CTGGTTCTTCTGCCCAAAGTCTATGAACTGCCTGGCTTCCATGGTAATGATCCAGTATCTACACACCACCGGGAAGAAATGGAGACCTACAGATGCCTGGAGTCTTTCAAGATGGCCACCATGCCAGACCTAGCAGAGATGTGCATCAAGATGCTGTGCAGCATCTCGGCCATTATCCACGATGGAGCTCTGC CCTGTCTTTGTGACTTGCAAGGCTCACTCAGTGCTGTGTGCAACAAAATAGGAGGACAATGTATGTGTAAGCCCAACGTGATTGGACAGCGCTGCGACCAGTGCGCTCCTGGGACCTATGGATTTGGCCCATATGGATGCACTA AGTGTGACTGTGACCCCCAGGGGTCCCTTTCCAGATTCTGCAACCCCGTAACTGGTCAGTGTCAGTGTCATGGCAGTGTGGCCGGGCGACAGTGCAACCAATGCCCACCAGGACAATGGGGCTTTCCCCAGTGCAAGCCCTGCCAATGTAATGGCCACTCCGAGGACTGTGACCCCAGGACCGGGGCCTGCATCGGCTGCAGAGATTTCACCAGTGGACGACACTGTGAGAA GTGTCTGGATGGATACTATGGAGATCCTATTCTTGGCTCTGGACAGCAATGTCGTCCCTGCCCTTGTCCTGGCTACCCTGGGACCCAAAACTACCATGGAAGTTCCTGCTACGCAGATCGAGACTCCAGCCATATTGTGTGCCTGTGCGCCCCCGGCTATACGG GTTCACGGTGTGATCGCTGCTCCCCCGGCTACTTCGGGAACCCGGACCAAGATGGTGGAGAATGTCGCCCTTGTCAGTGTAACAACAACATCGATCCCACCGATCCTGAATCATGTGACTCACGGACCGGCATGTGCTTAAATTGTCTCCACAACACCGATGGACATCATTGCGAAGAGTGCAGGGCTGGTTATTTTGGCAGTGCCATTCTGCGCAATTGCCGAC GTTGTACCTGCAATGATCTGGGCACCCTGCAGTCCCACTGTACAAGGGACACCTGTTACTGTGACAGGGTAACTGGGCACTGCCCCTGCCGGGCAAATGTCATAGGCAAGAACTGTGATCAGTGTGCCCCCAACTACTGGAACTTCGGAGCCGACCTGGGCTGTGAGCCCTGTGCCTGCCAGCCGGAACATTCCCTGAGACAGGACTGCAATGTG TACACGGGACAGTGCCACTGCCAACCTGGCTTCGGAGGGAGAGTCTGCTCACAGTGTCAGGAGAATTTCTGGGGTGACCCCAAAAGAAAATGTGAAG CATGCAACTGCGACCCATACGGTTCGGAGATACGGCAGTGTGACCACCGCACAGGAATGTGCCGCTGCCGGGAGGGGTACACCGGTCAACGGTGTGACCAATGTGCCAGAGGCTTCCAGGACAATTACCCCAGGTGCTCTGCCTGCCATCGGTGCTTCTACCAATGGGATGCCAACATCTCTGAGCTCCAAGAACAACTTCGTGCCATACAAAAGAGGATGTCTGACCTCCAGGATGGGGTGGAGGCCCCCGAGCTCAGCAACAGCCTCATAAGGGAACTGGAGGACAAACTGAGGCTCATAAAACAGATCATCGGAGAGGGAACTATCGAAGGAACCCGCATGCTGGAGAAGATGAACAGGCTGGTCAACAAGATAAG GACGGAGGTGGCACAGCTCTCCTACCAGCTACATTCCCAAGAGAAAAGAATGAATGATACCACCAACAAAGACCGAAGGCAAAGGGGGAAACTGGACAAGCTAACCTTAGAGATCAACCTGCTCAATGTGACCGCGCACAACCTCAAGACCCAGATAGAAGCCATTGCTGCCTCAGGATTTAATG agTCCTATGGGAGCATCCTAAAGGCTTATTTGGATTCTACAGCTGCTGAGAGACTTGCCAATTATTCTGTTTATGGTCCTGATAGTCCCGTGTACCTGTCCCAGGAAACACGAGATGAGACGGAGAGGCTTGTGGAAGAGAAACTAGACAGTTACAGAAGGAACATGACCGCTCATCGGAGCTCACTAAAggaactgcagaagaagagcaaggatctgaatgtttttaaaatcaaCGAGAAG atTTGTGGAGCACCAGGGGATAAACCTTGTGATCAGGCTACATGTGGAGGAGCCAACTGCAAGGATGACCAAGGCAGGAGGAAATGTGGTGGAGAGAACTGCAATGGGGCTCTACCAGTTTCAGCGAAGGCCCTGGTATCTGCTCAGAATGTCAAACTGGACCTGGAAAACATGGCTAACCAGCTGAATGACATCTCTGAGAAG ATTCAGGAAGTTCAAAACATTGCTCAGGAGGCCAAGGTGCAAAGTGAATCCACCTTGAACAAAGCCAAGGATACAAAGAGGCGTATTGAAGACTCCACAGAGAAATTGAGAGCTTTCATTAGGAAGATTAAAGATTTCCTGACAG AGGAAGGAGCTGACCCAGAAAGCATTGAGCTGGTGGCAAGACAGGTGCTGAACATCTCCCTCCCAGCCAGTCCTGGAGATATCATCAGTCTCATCACCCAGATCACAGAGAGCATTGGTAACCTCAGCGGGGTGGACCTCATCCTCAATGTAACCTCGGATAGTGTAAATACTGCCAAGCTTCTCCTGCAACAAGCTATGGAGGCCAG AGAAAGGGCTGATGGAGTGAGTGGAAACATTGCTGAAACCAAATCTCTGCTGGACGATGCCGGAAACAAAGCAAAGGTGGCAGAAAAGGCTCTAAATGCCACCAAACAGAGCATCAAAAGGCTGAAGAGCAGTGTGGACAAT TCCATGAAAAAATTAACAGGTGTGGAGGACATGGAGAACTCCTTAATGGATCGTTTGACCAAGGCGGCCACAGAAGTggaagctttaaaaaagaaagtggaTTCCAACAGACAGAAGGCTAACGAAGCAAACCAAAAGGCTATGATGGCTAAGCAGGCCACAGATGGCCTTGACAAG GAGATGGAAGTGGTCCAGAAGAAGTACAAagacttgaaaaacaaaattggtgGAATGGACACCTCCTCAGGGTCAGCCATGCAGAAAGTACAGCACATAAAAGACGAAGCTCAGGACTTGCTAAAGAAAGCGATAGACGCCAAGGAAAGACTAGATG gGCTTGAAGAGAAGTTCAAAACAAATGAACGTGACATGAGTAATAAAATTGAACAACTTCAAGAACTGGAGAAAAAGGCAACAGATTTGCTGAATGATATCAGGGGTCAGTCCAACATGTATGCATCCTGTTAG
- the LOC140337095 gene encoding laminin subunit beta-1-like isoform X2, which yields MTVRRTRWRQEWPSFILVAFILTVQAEEPDTIQHGCTNGGCYPATGNLLIGRDNNLSATSTCGMESSKEYCIVSHLSESEKCFICDSRVPYYKGSHRIQNVIYLAGPDDEKTWWQSENGVETVSIRLDLEAEFHFTHLIMKFKTFRPAAMLIERSADFGHTWKVYRYFSYNCTKMFPGVPVHALQKIDDVICDQRYSDIEPSTEGEVIFKVLDPAIKVDDPYSLEIQELLQITNLRINFTKLHTLGDNLLDQRPEVLQKYYYAVYELVVRGSCFCYGHASECSPVEGIEGGVDGMIHGRCVCKHHTTGLNCELCQEFYHDLPWRPAEPDNPHSCKRCNCNNHSRKCHFDMAVYLATGGVSGGVCDDCQHNTMGRNCEVCKPFYYLNPWSDIRAETACIPCDCDPVGSLDGGVCDSHTNVNLGMIAGQCRCKENVKGERCDSCKENFYGLSRNDPLGCQPCQCDPRGIVAGNSPCDQISGDCYCKRFVTGRYCNQCLPEFWGLSNDIMGCRPCDCDFGSSYNNRCSLEDGQCDCRANIIGRQCGDVQPGYYCMPLDYYTYEAENAKGLSPTDPQTPGNPRPESQTDCVEYYNAIQNGKKVRLRRHRRTIRILQQRAANRRARQLQQKADIEIIRREHNPDHMITWTGPGFARVRDGAGLLFHIDNIPYPMDYDIMIRYEPESAEDWEAIISVTSQTLPMSPRCGNVLPSEQMYREKLPHSERYLVLPKPFCFENNNQYEISIRFQRFEATSRYPGSFILIDSLVLLPKVYELPGFHGNDPVSTHHREEMETYRCLESFKMATMPDLAEMCIKMLCSISAIIHDGALPCLCDLQGSLSAVCNKIGGQCMCKPNVIGQRCDQCAPGTYGFGPYGCTKCDCDPQGSLSRFCNPVTGQCQCHGSVAGRQCNQCPPGQWGFPQCKPCQCNGHSEDCDPRTGACIGCRDFTSGRHCEKCLDGYYGDPILGSGQQCRPCPCPGYPGTQNYHGSSCYADRDSSHIVCLCAPGYTGSRCDRCSPGYFGNPDQDGGECRPCQCNNNIDPTDPESCDSRTGMCLNCLHNTDGHHCEECRAGYFGSAILRNCRRCTCNDLGTLQSHCTRDTCYCDRVTGHCPCRANVIGKNCDQCAPNYWNFGADLGCEPCACQPEHSLRQDCNVYTGQCHCQPGFGGRVCSQCQENFWGDPKRKCEACNCDPYGSEIRQCDHRTGMCRCREGYTGQRCDQCARGFQDNYPRCSACHRCFYQWDANISELQEQLRAIQKRMSDLQDGVEAPELSNSLIRELEDKLRLIKQIIGEGTIEGTRMLEKMNRLVNKIRTEVAQLSYQLHSQEKRMNDTTNKDRRQRGKLDKLTLEINLLNVTAHNLKTQIEAIAASGFNESYGSILKAYLDSTAAERLANYSVYGPDSPVYLSQETRDETERLVEEKLDSYRRNMTAHRSSLKELQKKSKDLNVFKINEKICGAPGDKPCDQATCGGANCKDDQGRRKCGGENCNGALPVSAKALVSAQNVKLDLENMANQLNDISEKIQEVQNIAQEAKVQSESTLNKAKDTKRRIEDSTEKLRAFIRKIKDFLTEEGADPESIELVARQVLNISLPASPGDIISLITQITESIGNLSGVDLILNVTSDSVNTAKLLLQQAMEARERADGVSGNIAETKSLLDDAGNKAKVAEKALNATKQSIKRLKSSVDNV from the exons CTTTTATTCTAACTGTACAGGCTGAGGAGCCAGACACAATACAACATGGATGTACCAATGGAGGATGCTACCCCGCCACAGGAAACCTTCTTATTGGTCGGGACAACAACCTCAGTGCCACATCTACATGTGGAATGGAGTCGAGCAAGGAGTACTGCATTGTCAGCCATCTTTCG GAGTCAGAGAAATGTTTCATCTGTGACTCGCGGGTGCCATACTATAAGGGGAGCCACAGAATCCAAAATGTCATTTACCTGGCAGGACCTGATGACGAGAAGACATGGTGGCAATCTGAGAATG GAGTGGAAACAGTAAGCATTCGGCTCGATTTGGAGGCAGAATTCCACTTTACGCATCTCATCATGAAATTTAAG ACATTCCGACCAGCCGCCATGTTGATTGAAAGGTCGGCAGATTTTGGTCACACTTGGAAAGTATATCGATATTTCTCCTATAACTGCACCAAGATGTTTCCTGGGGTCCCGGTTCACGCCCTACAGAAGATTGATGATGTCATCTGTGATCAGAGATACTCAGATATTGAGCCATCCACTGAAGGAGAG GTGATTTTCAAAGTCCTTGATCCAGCTATCAAAGTAGACGATCCCTACAGCTTGGAGATACAAG AACTCCTACAGATTACAAACTTGAGGATCAATTTTACCAAGCTTCACACTTTGGGGGACAATCTTTTGGACCAGCGGCCAGAAGTCCTGCAGAAGTATTATTATGCAGTGTACGAGTTGGTGGTGCGTGGGAGCTGCTTCTGCTACGGACATGCCTCGGAGTGTTCCCCCGTGGAGGGGATTGAAGGAGGGGTGGACGGAATG ATACATGGCCGATGTGTGTGCAAACATCACACAACGGGCCTAAACTGTGAACTGTGCCAGGAATTCTACCATGATCTTCCCTGGAGACCAGCAGAACCAGACAACCCGCATTCCTGCAAAA GGTGCAACTGTAATAATCACTCCAGAAAGTGCCATTTTGACATGGCGGTGTATCTAGCCACTGGAGGGGTGAGTGGCGGCGTATGTGACGACTGTCAGCACAATACCATGGGGCGCAACTGTGAGGTCTGCAAACCTTTCTACTACCTAAACCCCTGGTCTGATATCAGAGCAGAGACAGCCTGTATCC CCTGTGACTGCGATCCGGTGGGCTCCTTGGATGGAGGAGTCTGCGACAGCCACACCAACGTCAACCTGGGTATGATCGCAGGACAATGCCGCTGCAAAGAAAATGTGAAAGGAGAAAGATGTGACAGCTGCAAAGAAAACTTCTATGGACTCAGCAGAAACGACCCCCTGGGGTGTCAGC catgccAATGTGACCCTCGTGGGATTGTAGCAGGTAACAGCCCTTGTGACCAGATTAGCGGTGACTGTTACTGTAAGAGATTTGTGACAGGGCGATATTGTAACCAGTGTCTG CCAGAGTTTTGGGGTCTTAGCAATGACATAATGGGATGCCGACCTTGTGACTGTGATTTCGGAAGTTCTTATAACAATAG GTGCTCCCTGGAGGATGGTCAGTGTGACTGTCGAGCCAACATCATAGGGCGTCAGTGTGGAGATGTACAGCCAGGATACTACTGCATGCCATTGGATTATTATACCTACGAAGCAGAGAACGCCAAGGGCCTCTCGCCAACTGATCCCCAAACACCA GGTAACCCTAGACCAGAATCCCAGACAGACTGTGTGGAGTACTACAATGCCATTCAGAATGGAAAGAAAGTGAGACTACGCCGTCACCGAAGGACCATCCGCATCCTCCAACAAAGGGCAGCCAACCGGCGAGCACGCCAACTGCAGCAAAAG GCAGACATTGAGATCATCCGCCGTGAACACAATCCAGATCACATGATCACCTGGACTGGACCTGGCTTTGCTCGAGTTAGAGATGGTGCTGGTCTCTTGTTCCACATCGACAACATCCCATATCCAATGGACTATGACATCATGATCCGATATGAACCTGAG TCAGCAGAGGACTGGGAGGCCATCATCAGTGTGACATCTCAGACATTACCCATGAGTCCCCGCTGTGGCAATGTGCTGCCTTCTGAGCAGATGTATAGGGAAAAACTGCCACATTCAGAAAG GTATCTGGTCCTCCCAAAACCTTTCTGCTTTGAAAATAACAACCAGTATGAAATCAGCATCCGCTTCCAGCGTTTTGAGGCCACCAGTCGCTATCCAGGATCCTTCATCCTCATTGACTCG CTGGTTCTTCTGCCCAAAGTCTATGAACTGCCTGGCTTCCATGGTAATGATCCAGTATCTACACACCACCGGGAAGAAATGGAGACCTACAGATGCCTGGAGTCTTTCAAGATGGCCACCATGCCAGACCTAGCAGAGATGTGCATCAAGATGCTGTGCAGCATCTCGGCCATTATCCACGATGGAGCTCTGC CCTGTCTTTGTGACTTGCAAGGCTCACTCAGTGCTGTGTGCAACAAAATAGGAGGACAATGTATGTGTAAGCCCAACGTGATTGGACAGCGCTGCGACCAGTGCGCTCCTGGGACCTATGGATTTGGCCCATATGGATGCACTA AGTGTGACTGTGACCCCCAGGGGTCCCTTTCCAGATTCTGCAACCCCGTAACTGGTCAGTGTCAGTGTCATGGCAGTGTGGCCGGGCGACAGTGCAACCAATGCCCACCAGGACAATGGGGCTTTCCCCAGTGCAAGCCCTGCCAATGTAATGGCCACTCCGAGGACTGTGACCCCAGGACCGGGGCCTGCATCGGCTGCAGAGATTTCACCAGTGGACGACACTGTGAGAA GTGTCTGGATGGATACTATGGAGATCCTATTCTTGGCTCTGGACAGCAATGTCGTCCCTGCCCTTGTCCTGGCTACCCTGGGACCCAAAACTACCATGGAAGTTCCTGCTACGCAGATCGAGACTCCAGCCATATTGTGTGCCTGTGCGCCCCCGGCTATACGG GTTCACGGTGTGATCGCTGCTCCCCCGGCTACTTCGGGAACCCGGACCAAGATGGTGGAGAATGTCGCCCTTGTCAGTGTAACAACAACATCGATCCCACCGATCCTGAATCATGTGACTCACGGACCGGCATGTGCTTAAATTGTCTCCACAACACCGATGGACATCATTGCGAAGAGTGCAGGGCTGGTTATTTTGGCAGTGCCATTCTGCGCAATTGCCGAC GTTGTACCTGCAATGATCTGGGCACCCTGCAGTCCCACTGTACAAGGGACACCTGTTACTGTGACAGGGTAACTGGGCACTGCCCCTGCCGGGCAAATGTCATAGGCAAGAACTGTGATCAGTGTGCCCCCAACTACTGGAACTTCGGAGCCGACCTGGGCTGTGAGCCCTGTGCCTGCCAGCCGGAACATTCCCTGAGACAGGACTGCAATGTG TACACGGGACAGTGCCACTGCCAACCTGGCTTCGGAGGGAGAGTCTGCTCACAGTGTCAGGAGAATTTCTGGGGTGACCCCAAAAGAAAATGTGAAG CATGCAACTGCGACCCATACGGTTCGGAGATACGGCAGTGTGACCACCGCACAGGAATGTGCCGCTGCCGGGAGGGGTACACCGGTCAACGGTGTGACCAATGTGCCAGAGGCTTCCAGGACAATTACCCCAGGTGCTCTGCCTGCCATCGGTGCTTCTACCAATGGGATGCCAACATCTCTGAGCTCCAAGAACAACTTCGTGCCATACAAAAGAGGATGTCTGACCTCCAGGATGGGGTGGAGGCCCCCGAGCTCAGCAACAGCCTCATAAGGGAACTGGAGGACAAACTGAGGCTCATAAAACAGATCATCGGAGAGGGAACTATCGAAGGAACCCGCATGCTGGAGAAGATGAACAGGCTGGTCAACAAGATAAG GACGGAGGTGGCACAGCTCTCCTACCAGCTACATTCCCAAGAGAAAAGAATGAATGATACCACCAACAAAGACCGAAGGCAAAGGGGGAAACTGGACAAGCTAACCTTAGAGATCAACCTGCTCAATGTGACCGCGCACAACCTCAAGACCCAGATAGAAGCCATTGCTGCCTCAGGATTTAATG agTCCTATGGGAGCATCCTAAAGGCTTATTTGGATTCTACAGCTGCTGAGAGACTTGCCAATTATTCTGTTTATGGTCCTGATAGTCCCGTGTACCTGTCCCAGGAAACACGAGATGAGACGGAGAGGCTTGTGGAAGAGAAACTAGACAGTTACAGAAGGAACATGACCGCTCATCGGAGCTCACTAAAggaactgcagaagaagagcaaggatctgaatgtttttaaaatcaaCGAGAAG atTTGTGGAGCACCAGGGGATAAACCTTGTGATCAGGCTACATGTGGAGGAGCCAACTGCAAGGATGACCAAGGCAGGAGGAAATGTGGTGGAGAGAACTGCAATGGGGCTCTACCAGTTTCAGCGAAGGCCCTGGTATCTGCTCAGAATGTCAAACTGGACCTGGAAAACATGGCTAACCAGCTGAATGACATCTCTGAGAAG ATTCAGGAAGTTCAAAACATTGCTCAGGAGGCCAAGGTGCAAAGTGAATCCACCTTGAACAAAGCCAAGGATACAAAGAGGCGTATTGAAGACTCCACAGAGAAATTGAGAGCTTTCATTAGGAAGATTAAAGATTTCCTGACAG AGGAAGGAGCTGACCCAGAAAGCATTGAGCTGGTGGCAAGACAGGTGCTGAACATCTCCCTCCCAGCCAGTCCTGGAGATATCATCAGTCTCATCACCCAGATCACAGAGAGCATTGGTAACCTCAGCGGGGTGGACCTCATCCTCAATGTAACCTCGGATAGTGTAAATACTGCCAAGCTTCTCCTGCAACAAGCTATGGAGGCCAG AGAAAGGGCTGATGGAGTGAGTGGAAACATTGCTGAAACCAAATCTCTGCTGGACGATGCCGGAAACAAAGCAAAGGTGGCAGAAAAGGCTCTAAATGCCACCAAACAGAGCATCAAAAGGCTGAAGAGCAGTGTGGACAAT GTTTAA